One Bufo gargarizans isolate SCDJY-AF-19 chromosome 4, ASM1485885v1, whole genome shotgun sequence DNA window includes the following coding sequences:
- the CEP68 gene encoding centrosomal protein of 68 kDa, with translation MDSHREKVFPLNTSGYQYIHSPEHMPSGAESARTMSDDSDDLLQDRPRSRTILDSSCSTCDLSVAHSKYRPHSGAYRSLQPNFNDMSCSEKYSQMFSEQYWACAIPNALPPRPDRTSPHWDPNKEYRDLLDYTYPLNPKYFIDKDNEEDEANVFLHDSGIDLDSYNASYDNTFGSSKYREDHKAKTNRYAHRNDESLPFAFSTPLLKRTGYHGLQNPPGSTLCEDFSSYTSKLDFTKVCTTSPPPSKYDVLDKPSGDRSHGSGMFLPTTSVLPLHKELDTDEEYLSLPPTLKELENLATHLKDLSLTVSDKDQRSGAKTTCAGDGPEDRKYISDFSHDESKINRFSSLRDMLDGRVSSEGLDISGCASFRENNSLVQRIQKFCQHLDRLIEWLYSVAEVTDNWTAPKPNVESIQLALSLYLKLKKDVAEQQVLANAVMKDGESLVRSLALNSSVLKDTLTLISKQSGELDRHTERLYASVLEAMETITDDSLARNSNRKQHVPLEMESS, from the exons ATGGATTCACatagagagaaggtcttcccatTGAACACATCAGGCTATCAGTACATACACAGCCCAGAACATATGCCTTCAGGAGCTGAGTCTGCCAGGACAATGTCTGATGACAGTGATGATCTTCTCCAGGACAGACCAAGATCGAGGACTATTTTGGACTCTTCATGCTCAACATGTGATCTTTCGGTGGCGCATTCTAAGTACAGGCCACATTCAGGGGCATATAGGTCGTTACAGCCTAATTTTAACGACATGAGTTGTTCTGAGAAGTATTCCCAGATGTTCTCCGAACAATACTGGGCCTGTGCAATCCCAAACGCTCTCCCTCCACGCCCTGACCGAACGTCTCCGCATTGGGATCCAAATAAAGAGTATCGGGACCTGTTAGATTATACCTATCCCTTGAATCCTAAGTATTTTATTGATAAAGataatgaggaagatgaggccaATGTGTTTTTGCATGACTCAGGTATAGACCTTGATAGCTACAATGCTTCTTATGACAATACGTTTGGTTCTTCTAAATATAGAGAAGACCACAAAGCAAAGACTAATCGATATGCACATAGAAATGATGAGAGTTTACCGTTTGCCTTTTCAACACCGTTACTTAAAAGAACTGGTTATCATGGTTTACAAAACCCTCCAGGGTCAACTTTGTGTGAAGACTTCTCGTCTTACACCAGTAAGTTGGATTTCACCAAGGTATGCACCACTAGTCCTCCCCCCTCCAAATATGATGTGCTTGATAAGCCATCCGGAGATCGTTCTCACGGGTCCGGAATGTTTCTGCCTACGACCAGTGTTCTCCCACTCCACAAAGAGTTGGACACTGATGAGGAATATCTTTCCTTACCGCCAACTCTGAAAGAGTTAGAGAACCTGGCCACACATTTGAAGGACCTCTCTTTAACTGTAAGCGACAAAGACCAACGATCTGGTGCCAAAACGACATGCGCTGGTGATGGCCCTGAAGACCGAAAATATATCTCTGACTTCAGCCATGATGAATCTAAAATAAATCGGTTTTCGTCACTGAGAGACATGCTCGATGGAAGGGTGTCATCAGAGGGCTTGGACATTTCTGGATGTGCCTCATTCAGAGAAAATAACTCTCTTGTCCAAAGAAttcag AAGTTCTGCCAGCACCTGGACCGGCTGATTGAATGGTTGTACAGCGTGGCAGAAGTGACTGACAACTGGACCGCTCCGAAGCCAAATGTGGAGAGCATTCAGCTAGCGCTCAGCCTTTACCTG AAACTTAAGAAAGATGTAGCGGAGCAGCAAGTCCTTGCCAACGCGGTTATGAAGGACGGCGAGTCTCTGGTGAGATCTTTGGCCCTCAATTCCTCAG TTTTGAAGGACACGCTGACATTGATTTCCAAACAGTCTGGAGAGCTCGATCGACACACTGAGCGTCTGTACGCCTCTGTTCTCGAAGCTATGGAGACCATCACCGACGACAGCTTGGCGAGGAACAGTAACCGAAAACAACATGTTCCCCTGGAGATGGAGTCGAGTTAG